The Centroberyx gerrardi isolate f3 unplaced genomic scaffold, fCenGer3.hap1.cur.20231027 Scaffold_92, whole genome shotgun sequence genome includes a window with the following:
- the LOC139920598 gene encoding TGF-beta-activated kinase 1 and MAP3K7-binding protein 1 isoform X2, with protein sequence MAAQRRNLMQSHQSWTDDLPLCQMCGVGAAPNCVYGPDGKGTQSHPNEDGHFRFRGEDGCFLYGVFNGYEGSRVASFVSQCLTAELLLGQLNSSHTDNNVRRILTQAFDVVEKSYFETIDDALAEKAHLSNYLLPHNENVSFHQLSPQSQKVQERLKELEQEVSGGATAVVALILNNKLYIANVGTNRALLCKSSSDGQNQVLQIGRPHTTDNEDELQRLAALGVDSSRVRQAGQLAGQSSTRRLGDYRVKFNYSDIDLLSGAKSKPIIAEPEIHGSQSLDGVTGFLLLMSEGLINALESAHGPEQANQEMVAMVAAELAQQSSLEAVAQSVVERVKRLHHDVYVSGRQRAPYCSRHEDMTLLIRTLNYTLTDGALTPTQGGRIYPVSVPYSNSQSTSKTSVTLSLVMPSQGTLTNGTNTASTLEEGTPTPGQSPTATLQSTNTQTQSSSSSSGDGSLFRQRGSQAAQPDETGRVPPYVDFSQFYRLWGTDHSDGQSTQGGLGPQ encoded by the exons ATGGCGGCCCAGCGTAGGAATCTGATGCAGAGC CATCAGAGCTGGACAGATGACCTACCTCTGTGTCAGATGTGTGGGGTCGGCGCAGCACCCAACTGTGTGTACGGCCCCGATGGTAAAGGCACCCAGAGCCACCCCAACGAAGACGGACACTTCAGGTTCAG AGGCGAGGATGGCTGTTTCCTGTACGGGGTTTTTAACGGTTATGAAGGCAGCAGAGTGGCCAGTTTTGTCTCCCAGTGTCTGAcggctgagctgctgctgggacAGCTCAACTCCAGTCACACGGACAACAACGTCCGCAGGATCCTCACACAG gcCTTTGATGTGGTGGAGAAGAGCTACTTTGAGACGATAGATGATGCTCTGGCTGAAAAAGCCCACCTGTCCAACTACCTCCTACCACACAATgag AATGTGTCGTTCCACCAGCTCTCTCCTCAGAGCCAGAAGGTGCAGGAGCGTCtgaaggagctggagcaggaggtGTCAGGAGGAGCTACAGCTGTGGTGGCGCTCATCCTCAACAACAAGCTCTACATCGCCAACGTCG GTACCAACCGCGCCCTGCTGTGTAAGTCGAGCAGCGACGGCCAGAACCAGGTGCTCCAGATCGGACGACCCCACACCACCGACAACGAGGACGAGCTGCAGAGACTGGCTGCACTGG GAGTGGACTCGTCCCGTGTGAGGCAGGCAGGACAGCTTGCGGGACAGAGCAGCACCAGGAGGCTCGGAGACTACAGAGTCAAATTCAACTACTCAGACATCGACCTGCTCAG TGGGGCCAAGAGTAAGCCAATCATTGCGGAGCCGGAGATCCACGGCAGCCAGTCATTGGACGGCGTGACGGGCTTCCTGCTGCTGATGTCAGAAGGACTCATCAACGCCCTGGAGTCTGCCCACGGCCCAGAACAGGCCAATCAG GAGATGGTTGCCATGGTAGCAGCAGAGCTGGCCCAGCAGAGCAGTCTGGAGGCAGTGGCTCAGTCGGTGGTGGAGCGCGTGAAGCGGCTTCACCACGACGTCTACGTCTCCGGCCGCCAGAGGGCGCCGTACTGCTCGCGCCATGAGGACATGACCCTGCTCATCCGCACGCTCAACTACACGCTGACCGACGGGGCGCTGACGCCCACGCAGG GCGGTCGTATCTACCCAGTGTCGGTGCCCTACTCCAACAGCCAGAGCACCAGTAAGACCAGTGTCACCCTCTCGCTGGTCATGCCCTCCCAGGGCACCCTCACCAATGGGACCAACACCGCCTCCACCCTGGAGGAGGGCACCCCCACTCCTGG TCAGAGCCCCACCGCCACCCTCCAGTCCACCAACACCCAGACGCagagctccagctccagctcggGAGACGGCAGCCTCTTCCGGCAGAGGGGCAGCCAGGCGGCTCAGCCGGACGAGACGGGCAGGGTGCCGCCCTACGTGGACTTCAGCCAGTTCTACCGCCTGTGGGGAACCGACCACAGCGACGGCCAGAGCACCCAGGGGGGCCTGGGACcccaatga
- the LOC139920598 gene encoding TGF-beta-activated kinase 1 and MAP3K7-binding protein 1 isoform X1 has translation MAAQRRNLMQSHQSWTDDLPLCQMCGVGAAPNCVYGPDGKGTQSHPNEDGHFRFRGEDGCFLYGVFNGYEGSRVASFVSQCLTAELLLGQLNSSHTDNNVRRILTQAFDVVEKSYFETIDDALAEKAHLSNYLLPHNENVSFHQLSPQSQKVQERLKELEQEVSGGATAVVALILNNKLYIANVGTNRALLCKSSSDGQNQVLQIGRPHTTDNEDELQRLAALGVDSSRVRQAGQLAGQSSTRRLGDYRVKFNYSDIDLLSGAKSKPIIAEPEIHGSQSLDGVTGFLLLMSEGLINALESAHGPEQANQEMVAMVAAELAQQSSLEAVAQSVVERVKRLHHDVYVSGRQRAPYCSRHEDMTLLIRTLNYTLTDGALTPTQGGRIYPVSVPYSNSQSTSKTSVTLSLVMPSQGTLTNGTNTASTLEEGTPTPGSQSPTATLQSTNTQTQSSSSSSGDGSLFRQRGSQAAQPDETGRVPPYVDFSQFYRLWGTDHSDGQSTQGGLGPQ, from the exons ATGGCGGCCCAGCGTAGGAATCTGATGCAGAGC CATCAGAGCTGGACAGATGACCTACCTCTGTGTCAGATGTGTGGGGTCGGCGCAGCACCCAACTGTGTGTACGGCCCCGATGGTAAAGGCACCCAGAGCCACCCCAACGAAGACGGACACTTCAGGTTCAG AGGCGAGGATGGCTGTTTCCTGTACGGGGTTTTTAACGGTTATGAAGGCAGCAGAGTGGCCAGTTTTGTCTCCCAGTGTCTGAcggctgagctgctgctgggacAGCTCAACTCCAGTCACACGGACAACAACGTCCGCAGGATCCTCACACAG gcCTTTGATGTGGTGGAGAAGAGCTACTTTGAGACGATAGATGATGCTCTGGCTGAAAAAGCCCACCTGTCCAACTACCTCCTACCACACAATgag AATGTGTCGTTCCACCAGCTCTCTCCTCAGAGCCAGAAGGTGCAGGAGCGTCtgaaggagctggagcaggaggtGTCAGGAGGAGCTACAGCTGTGGTGGCGCTCATCCTCAACAACAAGCTCTACATCGCCAACGTCG GTACCAACCGCGCCCTGCTGTGTAAGTCGAGCAGCGACGGCCAGAACCAGGTGCTCCAGATCGGACGACCCCACACCACCGACAACGAGGACGAGCTGCAGAGACTGGCTGCACTGG GAGTGGACTCGTCCCGTGTGAGGCAGGCAGGACAGCTTGCGGGACAGAGCAGCACCAGGAGGCTCGGAGACTACAGAGTCAAATTCAACTACTCAGACATCGACCTGCTCAG TGGGGCCAAGAGTAAGCCAATCATTGCGGAGCCGGAGATCCACGGCAGCCAGTCATTGGACGGCGTGACGGGCTTCCTGCTGCTGATGTCAGAAGGACTCATCAACGCCCTGGAGTCTGCCCACGGCCCAGAACAGGCCAATCAG GAGATGGTTGCCATGGTAGCAGCAGAGCTGGCCCAGCAGAGCAGTCTGGAGGCAGTGGCTCAGTCGGTGGTGGAGCGCGTGAAGCGGCTTCACCACGACGTCTACGTCTCCGGCCGCCAGAGGGCGCCGTACTGCTCGCGCCATGAGGACATGACCCTGCTCATCCGCACGCTCAACTACACGCTGACCGACGGGGCGCTGACGCCCACGCAGG GCGGTCGTATCTACCCAGTGTCGGTGCCCTACTCCAACAGCCAGAGCACCAGTAAGACCAGTGTCACCCTCTCGCTGGTCATGCCCTCCCAGGGCACCCTCACCAATGGGACCAACACCGCCTCCACCCTGGAGGAGGGCACCCCCACTCCTGG CAGTCAGAGCCCCACCGCCACCCTCCAGTCCACCAACACCCAGACGCagagctccagctccagctcggGAGACGGCAGCCTCTTCCGGCAGAGGGGCAGCCAGGCGGCTCAGCCGGACGAGACGGGCAGGGTGCCGCCCTACGTGGACTTCAGCCAGTTCTACCGCCTGTGGGGAACCGACCACAGCGACGGCCAGAGCACCCAGGGGGGCCTGGGACcccaatga